CAATCTCCTGGTCAAAATGGCTTTCAATGATCCTACGTTTGCGCGTGAGCAGAATTTTGAGATCAGGGCAATCCGCGAAATCATCAGGATGGCTCTATCCGGAAATCCTGTTGCAGATCCTGGACTTCCCGGCCAGAACCTCCTGGTCCGTTGTGTGGAATGGGACAGCAATGAAATCATGATTTATTCAAGAGGTCTTGAGGGGAAGGATTATGCAGGGAATGTTAAAAACATCGGCCTCAGATTCAGGCGGGACTTCTTATCTGAAAAGATTCTTTCCCTGGCAGTGAAATGAAATTCAGCCGAGTTTTAAATATTCCTTGACAAAGATTCTTTCCCGGATAAAATGGATCAAAGCGGCGGAGAGGGGTCAAAGCCGCTACAGACAAAACTAAGAGTTTATGGAGGACTAGGATGAGACTGCTACTGACTGCACTGCTTCTGATCGCGATCATTTCACCTGTTTTTGCCACTGACACGAATCCGACCGGTTTCACACCAGTTGTCAAAGTCACTGTCTGGATCAGGAACTGCTGGAATCCGATTCCCTGGAACGATGCAAACTGCTATATCCATGAAGAAAATATCGCAACTTCATGTAGTACCAAAGCCCAGGCCCTGGAAACAGCGAAAACCTATGAAGAAACTGCAGTGAAGAACGCAAAAACCGCTGCTTCTGCCCGCTTCAATGTCCCATTAGATCTCCTGGATTACCAGGTGGATTTCGAGGCCAGACCTGTAAATAAAGCTGCTCAGATTGCTTATACCCCAGTCGTCAAAGTCATTGTCTGGATCAGGAACTGCTGGAATCCGACTCCCTGGACAGATGTAAACAACTGCTACCTGCATGAAGAAAAAGCGGAAACTGCCTGCGACACCAAGGATCAGGCCTTAAAAGTTGCGAAAAGCTATGAAAAAACAGCAGTGCAGAACGCCCTGGCTGCAGCTGCAGTGCATTACAGCATCAAAAACGAGATGCTTGAATACAAAGTCGAATTCGAAGCCAGAGCTGTAAATTAAGCTGACAACAGATTTGGATCATTAATAAACCGGCTTCCTTATGGAGGCCGGTAACTACATATTGAACAAGATAAAGTAAAGATTGAAACATCTTTTGATCTTTAGCTAATTATGTTTCAGAATCCTGCTGATACAAGTTTCAAAATGTTTCATCTGTCGGCCTGCCTGTCGATCAGGGTTTTCTTGGCGTCCGTCAGGAACTGCCTGTATGGGCAATGGCTGTTCTTGAGTGCTTCGCAGATGGCGACGATCAGTTCGCAGTCGATGGTGTTCACAAATTCGGGATTTACCGGCTTTTTCACGTACCAGCGCAAATTCCAGGCCAGAGTGTCTGGAGTCTCGGTAAACCTGTCCAGGAAATTCTCTTCAGAAGACGCAATGATCCGGCTGATTTCAGAAAGCTGCTTATCATATTGCGCCTGATCGATGATTTCAGTCTGGTTTTTCATTTCCATGAAGATGGATTTGGCAAGCCGCAGGTAATCCAGGTATTCGGCAAGGTCGATGTCTCCACCCTGGCTGAGTTTGTTATAGAGGGTCCCGTAATTCAGGTCCTGCAGGCTGATGTCATAGACATGTCCGCTTCCATAAGGAATATTGATGACCTGCGAGCCCAGGGTGAAGAGCTGCTTTTCGCAGATCAGGCCTTGTTTTGACAGGTAATCAGGCACTATCGGCGGAAAGGTGACGCTCAGATTCGGGCAGTCCTTTGCTACATACATTTTCAGTTTCTGAGAGTCAGGCAGTACCTCGTTGATCAGCCTGATCGCATTGAACACGCAGCTGTTGTAATATGTGTGATAATATTCGCCGCTCCTGTCCACTGCCGACTCAGTAAGCATCAGTCCGAGCAGTTCCTGCTTCTGCTCAGCCGTCAGATTCACCCTGTACTGATACATCTTGTGATTCGGGATCACGATCGAGAGCTGGACGCGGTCCTTGATCGTGCTGACCTGGTAGATAAGCCTGTAGCAGTTCTTCTTCATGCCCTCAAGCGGA
The window above is part of the Candidatus Wallbacteria bacterium genome. Proteins encoded here:
- a CDS encoding DUF4105 domain-containing protein, which codes for LFQASVCSANLSADQRELKIVSQQGSVFELDNVRWGFEGNLVTKKPVFKNTKVDISKVRDVYFWLETFPPEALAGHGMLAFVMDSPCVESADGKADIGLVYSFEAWLEQGQKYSPLEGMKKNCYRLIYQVSTIKDRVQLSIVIPNHKMYQYRVNLTAEQKQELLGLMLTESAVDRSGEYYHTYYNSCVFNAIRLINEVLPDSQKLKMYVAKDCPNLSVTFPPIVPDYLSKQGLICEKQLFTLGSQVINIPYGSGHVYDISLQDLNYGTLYNKLSQGGDIDLAEYLDYLRLAKSIFMEMKNQTEIIDQAQYDKQLSEISRIIASSEENFLDRFTETPDTLAWNLRWYVKKPVNPEFVNTIDCELIVAICEALKNSHCPYRQFLTDAKKTLIDRQADR